In one window of Agromyces badenianii DNA:
- a CDS encoding transporter substrate-binding domain-containing protein, whose protein sequence is MSRTPRVRTLLGLAAASVTVVALAACSSGAPASSDAAAEDEYGLVKAGTLTVATEGTYRPFSFHDGGAGELVGYDVEVAEAVAEKLGLEIEFQETQWDAIFAGLDAGRFDVIANQVSINPEREEQYLFSEAYTVSPGVIVVKEGDTSISGFGDLAGKTTAQSLTSNWYTLAQESGANVEAVEGWAQAVALLQQGRVDATINDKLTYLDDVKTNGQSGIEVAAETDDPSLSALAFTKDKTDLAAAVDAALAELRAEGVLAELGEKYFGEDVSE, encoded by the coding sequence TTGTCTCGTACACCCCGGGTTCGCACCCTGCTCGGCCTCGCCGCGGCATCCGTCACGGTCGTCGCCCTCGCCGCCTGCTCGAGCGGGGCTCCGGCCTCGAGCGACGCCGCGGCCGAGGACGAGTACGGGCTCGTGAAGGCCGGGACGCTCACGGTCGCGACCGAGGGCACGTACCGTCCGTTCAGCTTCCACGACGGCGGCGCGGGCGAGCTCGTGGGCTACGACGTCGAGGTCGCCGAGGCGGTCGCCGAGAAGCTCGGCCTCGAGATCGAGTTCCAGGAGACCCAGTGGGATGCGATCTTCGCCGGTCTCGACGCGGGGCGCTTCGACGTCATCGCGAACCAGGTGTCGATCAACCCCGAGCGCGAGGAGCAGTACCTCTTCAGTGAGGCGTACACGGTCTCGCCGGGCGTCATCGTCGTCAAGGAGGGTGACACCTCGATCTCGGGATTCGGCGACCTCGCCGGCAAGACGACCGCTCAGTCGCTCACGAGCAACTGGTACACCCTCGCCCAGGAGTCGGGCGCGAACGTCGAGGCCGTCGAGGGGTGGGCCCAGGCCGTCGCACTGCTCCAGCAGGGCCGCGTCGACGCGACCATCAACGACAAGCTCACCTACCTCGACGACGTGAAGACCAACGGCCAGTCGGGCATCGAGGTCGCCGCGGAGACCGACGACCCCTCGCTCAGCGCGCTCGCCTTCACGAAGGACAAGACCGACCTCGCCGCCGCGGTCGACGCCGCGCTCGCCGAGCTCCGCGCCGAGGGCGTGCTCGCCGAGCTCGGCGAAAAGTACTTCGGCGAAGACGTCTCCGAGTAG
- a CDS encoding amino acid ABC transporter ATP-binding protein has protein sequence MSHTDPLAPAGEPDDTVLLASRGIRKSFGDNEVLRSIDLEVRRGEVVVLIGPSGSGKTTVLRSLNGLETPDGGTIDFAGGPSLDFAEPVSKAQRFALRDRSAMVFQQHNLFPHMTVIENVIEGPVRVQRVPKARAIAEASALLDRVGLAEKRDAYPFELSGGQQQRVGIVRALALKPQLLLFDEPTSALDPELVGEVLQVIKELADEGWTMVVVTHELSFARQAADEVLFMDDGVVVERGAPGAIFTNPTHERTRRFLDRILRPLD, from the coding sequence ATGTCGCACACTGACCCGCTCGCCCCGGCGGGGGAGCCCGACGACACGGTGCTGCTCGCGTCGCGGGGCATCCGCAAGTCGTTCGGCGACAACGAGGTGCTGCGCTCGATCGACCTCGAAGTGCGGCGCGGCGAGGTCGTCGTGCTCATCGGCCCGAGCGGCTCGGGCAAGACCACGGTGCTTCGCTCGCTGAACGGACTCGAGACGCCCGACGGCGGCACGATCGACTTCGCGGGCGGTCCGTCGCTCGACTTCGCCGAGCCGGTCTCGAAGGCCCAGCGTTTCGCACTGCGCGACCGCTCGGCGATGGTCTTCCAGCAGCACAACCTGTTCCCGCACATGACGGTCATCGAGAACGTCATCGAGGGGCCGGTGCGTGTGCAACGCGTGCCGAAGGCGCGGGCGATCGCCGAGGCATCCGCTCTGCTCGACCGCGTCGGACTCGCCGAGAAGCGCGACGCGTACCCGTTCGAGCTCTCGGGCGGGCAGCAGCAGCGGGTCGGCATCGTGCGCGCCCTCGCGCTGAAGCCGCAGTTGCTGCTCTTCGACGAACCGACGAGCGCACTCGACCCCGAGCTCGTGGGCGAGGTGCTGCAGGTCATCAAGGAGCTCGCCGACGAGGGCTGGACCATGGTCGTCGTCACCCACGAGCTGAGCTTCGCGCGGCAGGCCGCCGACGAGGTGCTCTTCATGGACGACGGCGTCGTCGTCGAACGCGGTGCGCCGGGCGCGATCTTCACGAACCCGACGCACGAGCGCACCCGCCGGTTCCTCGATCGGATTCTTCGGCCGCTCGACTGA
- a CDS encoding amino acid ABC transporter permease encodes MSGWQLFLESFWPIVWGGVSGTIPLALASFAIGLVLALGVALMRLSTNRVLSNVARFYISVIRGTPLLVQLFVIFYGLPSLGLTIDPWPSAIIAFSLNVGGYAAEVIRAAILSVPKGQWEAGYTIGMSHATTLRRVILPQAARVSVPPLSNTFISLVKDTSLASLILVTELFRVAQQIAAFSQEFMLLYLEAALVYWLFCLVLSSGQGLLEKRLDRYVAH; translated from the coding sequence TTGAGCGGCTGGCAGCTGTTCCTCGAATCCTTCTGGCCGATCGTGTGGGGCGGGGTGAGCGGCACCATCCCGCTCGCCCTCGCCTCCTTCGCGATCGGCCTCGTGCTCGCGCTCGGCGTGGCACTCATGAGGCTGTCGACCAACCGCGTGCTCTCGAACGTCGCGCGGTTCTACATCTCGGTGATCCGCGGTACGCCGCTGCTCGTGCAGCTCTTCGTGATCTTCTACGGGCTGCCCTCCCTCGGCCTCACCATCGACCCGTGGCCGAGCGCGATCATCGCGTTCTCGCTCAACGTCGGCGGCTACGCCGCCGAGGTGATCCGGGCCGCGATCCTCTCGGTGCCGAAGGGGCAGTGGGAGGCCGGGTACACGATCGGCATGTCGCACGCCACGACACTGCGCCGAGTCATCCTGCCGCAGGCCGCTCGGGTGTCGGTGCCGCCGCTCTCGAACACCTTCATCTCGCTCGTGAAGGACACCTCGCTCGCCTCGCTCATCCTCGTGACCGAGTTGTTCCGCGTCGCGCAGCAGATCGCCGCGTTCAGTCAGGAGTTCATGCTGCTCTACCTCGAGGCTGCGCTCGTCTACTGGCTCTTCTGCCTCGTGCTCTCGAGCGGGCAGGGCCTTCTGGAGAAGAGGTTGGATCGCTATGTCGCACACTGA
- a CDS encoding aspartate aminotransferase family protein: protein MTDTITTGTEAVFADRFGTRHPLPDAAAEAQVRADDRAHVFHSWSAQALIDPLPIAAGRGSTFWDYQGNAYLDFSSQLVNLNLGHQHPDLVAAIQQQAGRLATIQPSMASDVRGELARRIADVAPGDLDKVFFTNGGADANEYAVRLARAVTGRRKVLSMYRSYHGGTATAISLTGDPRRWPNEPSDGSVAHFLGPYPYRSSFHADSAEQETVRALAHLEQVITLEGAGTIAAIIIETIVGTNGVLVPPPGYLAGVRELCDRYGIVYIADEVMVGFGRVGEWFAVNAFDVVPDLITFAKGVNSGYVPLGGVVISQRIAAHFDTVAFAGGLTYSGHPLACAAGVATFEVFERDGILERVRDLGERVVEPRLREIAATHPSVGEVRGRGLFWAIELVRDAETREPLVPFNASGADAAPMAAVAAACKQAGLWPFVHFNRMHVAPPLVITEDELVRGLDIIDAALTIADGHVAA from the coding sequence ATGACCGACACCATCACCACCGGAACCGAAGCGGTCTTCGCCGACCGCTTCGGCACGCGGCATCCGCTGCCCGATGCCGCTGCCGAGGCGCAGGTGCGCGCCGACGACCGAGCCCATGTGTTCCACTCGTGGAGCGCGCAGGCGCTCATCGACCCGCTGCCCATCGCGGCCGGCCGGGGCTCGACGTTCTGGGACTACCAGGGCAACGCCTACCTCGATTTCTCGAGCCAGCTCGTGAACCTGAACCTCGGGCATCAGCACCCCGACCTCGTCGCGGCGATCCAGCAGCAGGCCGGGCGGCTCGCGACGATCCAGCCCTCGATGGCGAGCGACGTGCGCGGCGAACTCGCCCGGCGCATCGCCGATGTCGCACCCGGCGACCTCGACAAGGTGTTCTTCACCAACGGCGGCGCCGACGCCAACGAGTACGCCGTGCGTCTCGCCCGCGCGGTCACCGGACGACGCAAGGTGCTGTCGATGTACCGCAGCTACCACGGCGGCACGGCGACCGCGATCTCGCTGACGGGCGACCCGCGACGCTGGCCCAACGAGCCGAGCGACGGCAGCGTCGCCCACTTCCTCGGGCCCTACCCGTACCGTTCGTCGTTCCACGCCGACTCCGCCGAGCAGGAGACCGTGCGGGCGCTCGCCCACCTCGAACAGGTCATCACGCTCGAAGGCGCCGGCACGATCGCGGCGATCATCATCGAGACGATCGTCGGCACCAACGGCGTGCTCGTGCCGCCGCCCGGCTACCTCGCCGGCGTGCGCGAGCTCTGCGACCGCTACGGCATCGTCTACATCGCCGACGAGGTCATGGTCGGCTTCGGCCGGGTCGGCGAATGGTTCGCGGTCAACGCCTTCGACGTCGTGCCCGACCTGATCACCTTCGCGAAGGGCGTGAACTCGGGCTACGTGCCGCTCGGCGGCGTCGTCATCTCGCAGCGCATCGCCGCGCACTTCGACACGGTGGCGTTCGCCGGCGGGCTCACGTATTCGGGACATCCGCTCGCCTGCGCCGCCGGGGTCGCGACGTTCGAGGTGTTCGAACGCGACGGCATCCTCGAGCGAGTGCGCGACCTCGGCGAGCGCGTCGTCGAGCCGCGGCTTCGCGAGATCGCGGCGACGCACCCCTCGGTCGGCGAGGTTCGCGGTCGCGGGCTCTTCTGGGCGATCGAGCTCGTGCGCGACGCCGAGACCCGCGAACCCCTCGTGCCGTTCAATGCGAGCGGGGCGGATGCCGCGCCGATGGCCGCCGTCGCCGCCGCCTGCAAGCAGGCCGGCCTCTGGCCGTTCGTGCACTTCAACCGCATGCACGTGGCACCGCCGCTCGTCATCACCGAAGACGAGCTCGTGCGCGGGCTCGACATCATCGACGCGGCGCTCACGATCGCCGATGGGCACGTCGCCGCGTAG
- a CDS encoding aminotransferase class I/II-fold pyridoxal phosphate-dependent enzyme, whose protein sequence is MDDRLTSDRVADVQDATPFHLLYEFYRLSGYERRRHEPGVLDFTFGDPHDPPSSAYVEILRDSLIPQHELWFAYNFGDATAIAAATEALRRHVGIPFETADVHLTTGGFAAISTALKIVGDAGDEVVYSLPPWFLYEGLIREAGLLPVKVSIDRTTFDLDLDAIAAAITPRTRIVIVNSPNNPTGRIYPVSTLERLAALLDEASTRNGRRIFLISDEAYNRIVFDGARFRSPVEFYPWSFLAYSYGKTLLSPGERIGYLAVPPTMPDREPLRDAIEAIQITGGWLFPNASMQYALPRLETLEFDIPLFQRKRDVMVAGLREIGYRVTVPEATFYLFPESPIADDAAFAAALDREGVLVLPGRMFETPGFFRICLTATMETIEASLPRFAAAFRAAGAPGTG, encoded by the coding sequence ATGGATGACCGACTCACTTCCGATCGCGTCGCGGACGTGCAAGACGCGACGCCGTTCCACCTGCTCTACGAGTTCTACCGGCTCTCGGGCTACGAGCGGCGACGCCATGAACCAGGCGTGCTCGACTTCACCTTCGGCGACCCGCACGACCCGCCGTCGAGCGCCTACGTCGAGATCCTCCGCGACTCGCTGATCCCGCAGCACGAGCTCTGGTTCGCCTACAACTTCGGCGACGCGACGGCGATCGCGGCCGCGACCGAGGCACTGCGACGGCATGTCGGCATCCCGTTCGAGACGGCCGACGTGCACCTCACCACGGGCGGGTTCGCGGCGATCTCGACCGCCCTGAAGATCGTCGGCGACGCCGGCGACGAGGTCGTCTACAGCCTCCCGCCGTGGTTCCTGTACGAAGGACTCATCCGCGAGGCGGGCCTGCTGCCGGTGAAGGTGTCGATCGACCGCACGACGTTCGACCTCGACCTCGATGCGATCGCAGCGGCCATCACGCCGCGCACCCGCATCGTGATCGTCAACAGCCCGAACAACCCCACCGGCCGCATCTACCCAGTGTCGACGCTCGAACGCCTCGCCGCCCTGCTCGATGAGGCGTCGACCCGGAACGGACGGCGCATCTTCCTCATCTCCGACGAGGCCTACAACCGCATCGTGTTCGACGGTGCTCGGTTCCGCAGCCCGGTCGAGTTCTACCCCTGGAGCTTCCTCGCCTACAGCTACGGCAAGACCCTGCTCTCGCCGGGCGAGCGCATCGGCTACCTCGCGGTGCCCCCGACGATGCCCGACCGCGAGCCGCTCCGCGATGCGATCGAGGCGATCCAGATCACCGGTGGATGGCTCTTCCCCAACGCGTCGATGCAGTACGCGCTGCCCCGTCTCGAGACGTTGGAGTTCGACATCCCGCTCTTCCAGCGCAAGCGCGACGTCATGGTCGCGGGCCTCAGGGAGATCGGGTACCGCGTCACGGTGCCGGAGGCCACGTTCTACCTCTTCCCCGAGTCGCCGATCGCCGACGACGCCGCGTTCGCCGCAGCGCTCGACCGCGAGGGCGTGCTCGTGCTGCCCGGGCGCATGTTCGAGACCCCGGGGTTCTTCCGCATCTGCCTGACCGCGACGATGGAGACGATCGAGGCGAGCCTGCCCCGCTTCGCGGCCGCCTTCCGCGCGGCAGGCGCGCCGGGAACCGGGTGA
- a CDS encoding flavin monoamine oxidase family protein — protein sequence MESRGAPGGMARRTFLAASLSGIATVVLASCTWPEPSPSPVPSSAPATTAPPAPTNGVPAPTAMRRSRWGADPFSRGAFSFDAVGTTPELRRALGQPVGGRLVIAGEATDAENPGSLAGARASGTRAAADIARLGEAGERVAVIGAGVAGLTAARDLVDAGFEVVVIEARDRLGGRAHSVAATGFERPVELGAVFTGDDEAMIDALHEASVDTVPFAAEVAAATTAGLRVPIPPTGAEAIATAKHWASTQPRDVSLAAALADSGAAPLPAEPGADGVSPADWLAHTINSGVAPSTGAATAVISAIQYDPTRLEHLGELITGRLSDYIDELAEPLDIAVSSVVTSIAYNDRRVSLRLDSGESLNADRAIVTVPLGVLKTDTVRFSPALPLMHQRAISLLGMGVVDTVWLRFEEAFWRADAPDDADAPDDADAPGVAPGTEPAPAANVLTVVGELSPVAAWIDAGIDSGEPILVGIIAAAQAIRLEALDDQAFQAAVLDALVPFATTPG from the coding sequence ATGGAATCACGGGGAGCGCCGGGCGGCATGGCCCGGCGAACCTTCCTCGCCGCCTCGCTCTCGGGCATCGCGACGGTCGTGCTCGCGAGTTGCACCTGGCCCGAGCCGAGCCCGAGCCCGGTGCCGAGTTCGGCCCCCGCGACCACGGCGCCGCCCGCGCCGACGAACGGCGTGCCGGCGCCGACGGCGATGCGCCGCTCGCGGTGGGGCGCCGACCCGTTCTCCCGCGGCGCCTTCAGCTTCGATGCCGTCGGCACCACACCCGAGCTGCGCCGGGCGCTCGGGCAGCCGGTCGGCGGTCGTCTCGTCATCGCCGGCGAGGCGACCGACGCCGAGAATCCGGGAAGCCTCGCAGGCGCTCGCGCCTCGGGAACGCGCGCCGCCGCCGACATCGCGCGGCTCGGCGAGGCCGGCGAACGGGTCGCCGTCATCGGCGCCGGCGTCGCCGGGCTCACCGCGGCCCGAGATCTCGTCGACGCCGGGTTCGAGGTCGTGGTGATCGAAGCGCGCGATCGGCTGGGCGGGCGAGCCCACTCCGTGGCGGCGACGGGGTTCGAGCGCCCCGTCGAGCTCGGCGCCGTGTTCACGGGCGACGATGAGGCCATGATCGACGCGCTGCACGAGGCATCCGTCGACACCGTGCCGTTCGCCGCCGAGGTCGCGGCGGCGACCACGGCCGGGCTTCGGGTGCCGATCCCGCCGACCGGCGCCGAGGCGATCGCGACGGCGAAGCACTGGGCGAGCACCCAGCCCCGCGACGTCTCGCTCGCGGCGGCGCTCGCGGATTCGGGCGCGGCGCCCCTCCCGGCCGAACCCGGTGCCGACGGCGTGAGCCCCGCCGACTGGCTCGCGCACACCATCAACAGCGGCGTCGCGCCGTCGACGGGTGCGGCGACCGCGGTCATCTCTGCCATCCAGTACGACCCCACGCGTCTCGAACATCTCGGCGAGCTCATCACCGGTCGGCTCTCCGACTACATCGACGAGCTCGCCGAGCCGCTCGACATCGCCGTGTCGAGCGTGGTCACGAGCATCGCCTACAACGACCGGCGGGTGAGCCTGCGGCTCGACTCCGGCGAATCGCTCAACGCCGACCGGGCGATCGTCACCGTGCCGCTCGGCGTGCTGAAGACCGACACCGTGCGGTTCAGCCCGGCGCTGCCGCTCATGCACCAGCGCGCGATCTCGCTGCTCGGCATGGGGGTCGTCGACACCGTGTGGCTGCGGTTCGAGGAGGCGTTCTGGCGAGCGGATGCACCGGATGATGCGGATGCCCCGGATGATGCGGATGCCCCGGGCGTGGCACCCGGCACCGAGCCGGCCCCCGCTGCGAACGTGCTGACGGTCGTCGGCGAGCTCTCGCCGGTCGCCGCCTGGATCGACGCCGGGATCGACTCCGGCGAGCCGATCCTCGTCGGCATCATCGCTGCAGCGCAGGCGATTCGACTCGAGGCGCTCGACGATCAGGCGTTCCAGGCCGCCGTGCTCGACGCCCTCGTGCCCTTCGCCACAACGCCCGGTTGA
- a CDS encoding Pr6Pr family membrane protein, with protein sequence MPGSRRTSADDAQQVRARRALGVFRLLIAALEIVALIGNFQYVLGFRLFATANFFSYFTVQSAFAAVVTLGIAAAFALFAPRDPAWLGIIRTMVTVYVLVSGIVFAIIVAQASTRDYRMEVPWSDTVLHFVVPALAAIAWTADSVMAVNPRVPWSTIGWVLVFPSIWLVYTLFRGADIGWYPYFFLDEAQVGGMLGVGLYCLLVLVIFVAVTAGLVAVNRALWRRARGRRARRPGTPDRRAPRVESPALQR encoded by the coding sequence ATGCCCGGCTCGCGACGCACCAGCGCTGACGACGCGCAGCAGGTGCGGGCCCGGCGGGCGCTCGGCGTCTTCCGGCTGCTGATCGCGGCACTCGAGATCGTCGCGCTGATCGGCAACTTCCAGTACGTGCTCGGCTTCCGGCTCTTCGCGACGGCCAATTTCTTCAGCTACTTCACCGTGCAGTCGGCCTTCGCGGCGGTCGTGACGCTCGGCATCGCGGCGGCGTTCGCGCTCTTCGCACCGCGCGACCCGGCTTGGCTCGGCATCATCCGCACCATGGTCACGGTGTACGTGCTCGTCTCGGGCATCGTGTTCGCGATCATCGTCGCGCAGGCCTCGACGCGCGACTACCGCATGGAGGTGCCGTGGTCGGACACCGTGCTGCACTTCGTGGTGCCGGCGCTCGCCGCGATCGCCTGGACGGCCGACAGCGTCATGGCCGTGAACCCTCGAGTGCCGTGGTCGACGATCGGCTGGGTGCTCGTGTTCCCCTCGATCTGGCTCGTCTACACGCTCTTCCGCGGCGCCGACATCGGCTGGTACCCGTACTTCTTCCTCGACGAGGCGCAGGTCGGCGGCATGCTCGGGGTCGGACTGTACTGCCTGCTCGTGCTCGTGATCTTCGTCGCCGTGACGGCCGGACTCGTCGCCGTCAACCGGGCGTTGTGGCGAAGGGCACGAGGGCGTCGAGCACGGCGGCCTGGAACGCCTGATCGTCGAGCGCCTCGAGTCGAATCGCCTGCGCTGCAGCGATGA
- a CDS encoding CoA-acylating methylmalonate-semialdehyde dehydrogenase — translation MSITETASPSASAPGVPLIGHWVDGALRPSASGRTAPVYNPATGAVQADVALADQAEIDAAIASAQAGFEVWSGYSIAKRQNVLFAFRELLNSRKGELAAIITAEHGKVVSDSMGEILRGQEVVELATGFPNLIKGAFSENVSTGIDVYSLKQPLGVVGIISPFNFPAMVPMWFFPIAIAAGNAVVLKPSEKDPSAALWLAQLWKEAGLPDGVFTVLQGDKLAVDGLLTSPVVQSISFVGSTPIAQYIYETASKHGKRVQALGGAKNHMLVLPDADLDLVADQAVNAGYGAAGERCMAISVVLAVEPVADELIGKISERIAKLKIGNGAGVDGVEPDMGPLITGAHRDKVASYVDIAEADGATIVVDGRGFTVDDHESGFFFGPTLIDGVPTTSRAYTEEIFGPVLSVVRVSTYDEGLDLINGGQFGNGTAIFTNDGGAARRFQNEVQVGMIGINVPIPVPVAYHSFGGWKQSLFGDAKAYGAHGFDFFTREKAVTSRWIDPATRNDAAHGGINLGFPQNH, via the coding sequence ATGAGCATCACCGAGACCGCTTCCCCTTCCGCATCGGCCCCCGGTGTGCCACTCATCGGACACTGGGTCGACGGCGCACTGCGCCCGTCGGCCTCGGGCCGCACGGCCCCGGTGTACAACCCCGCCACCGGCGCCGTGCAGGCCGACGTCGCGCTGGCCGACCAGGCCGAGATCGACGCGGCGATCGCGTCTGCGCAGGCCGGCTTCGAGGTGTGGAGCGGCTACTCGATCGCGAAGCGGCAGAACGTGCTGTTCGCGTTCCGCGAGCTGCTGAACTCGCGCAAGGGCGAGCTCGCGGCCATCATCACCGCCGAGCACGGCAAGGTCGTCTCCGACTCGATGGGCGAGATCCTGCGCGGCCAGGAGGTGGTCGAACTCGCCACCGGGTTCCCGAACCTGATCAAGGGCGCCTTCTCCGAGAACGTCTCGACCGGCATCGACGTGTACTCGCTGAAGCAGCCGCTCGGCGTGGTCGGCATCATCAGCCCGTTCAACTTCCCGGCCATGGTTCCGATGTGGTTCTTCCCCATCGCGATCGCCGCCGGCAACGCCGTCGTCTTGAAGCCGAGCGAGAAGGACCCCTCGGCGGCGCTCTGGCTCGCCCAGCTCTGGAAGGAGGCCGGCCTGCCCGACGGCGTGTTCACCGTGCTGCAGGGTGACAAGCTCGCCGTCGACGGTCTCCTCACCTCGCCGGTGGTGCAGTCGATCTCGTTCGTCGGATCGACCCCGATCGCCCAGTACATCTACGAGACCGCGTCGAAGCACGGCAAGCGCGTTCAGGCGCTCGGCGGGGCCAAGAACCACATGCTCGTGCTGCCCGACGCCGACCTCGACCTCGTCGCCGACCAGGCGGTGAACGCCGGGTACGGCGCCGCCGGCGAGCGGTGCATGGCGATCTCGGTCGTGCTCGCGGTCGAGCCGGTCGCCGACGAGCTCATCGGCAAGATCAGCGAGCGCATCGCGAAGCTGAAGATCGGCAACGGCGCAGGCGTCGACGGAGTCGAGCCCGACATGGGCCCGCTCATCACCGGCGCGCACCGCGACAAGGTCGCCTCCTACGTCGACATCGCCGAGGCAGACGGGGCGACGATCGTGGTCGACGGCCGCGGGTTCACCGTCGACGACCACGAAAGCGGCTTCTTCTTCGGTCCGACCCTGATCGACGGCGTGCCCACCACCTCGCGGGCGTACACGGAGGAGATCTTCGGCCCGGTGCTCTCGGTCGTTCGCGTGAGCACCTACGACGAGGGTCTCGACCTCATCAACGGGGGCCAGTTCGGCAACGGCACCGCGATCTTCACCAACGACGGCGGCGCCGCACGCCGCTTCCAGAACGAGGTGCAGGTCGGCATGATCGGCATCAACGTGCCGATTCCGGTGCCCGTCGCCTACCACTCGTTCGGCGGGTGGAAGCAGTCGCTGTTCGGCGATGCGAAGGCCTACGGCGCACACGGCTTCGATTTCTTCACCCGCGAGAAGGCCGTCACCAGCCGCTGGATCGACCCGGCCACGCGCAACGACGCCGCGCACGGCGGCATCAACTTGGGCTTCCCCCAGAACCACTGA
- a CDS encoding PucR family transcriptional regulator, which translates to MNQTNRPALDPADDGLPTVREILTIPAVAQGLPEVLSGGDALDAHVRWAHVSDSAGVARLLNGGELLLTTGSGWPTDPAELTSFIAGLVDAGLAGLVLELGVHYRYVPAVVESAAREHGLALVALHREVKFVALTEAVHGRIISEQTAALRARDEVRERFTALALRGSPPDFIVEQLAQTLGAAVVLENLAHEVVAAEVPLAAEGELFTGWEVRSRRAHRQHEQQRRGLGVAPDEWLIVPVEARGIRWGHLIALPGPAHPAGRTSVLEQGAIALALGRLADGAVDEWVRLGRQRLVDGLLDGRFAGLAAASSRVEAAGLPIDGARLFGVVVTGAPVAPEAADAAARGLGGRAIAGGIRDGAFAVPATLMLLSLPASRAFDDATARRFARALVAVDSAVLDRIVLSVGSEADGLNALLGSAQEAIDLARGPARATRGPVVQRSDDRPLMRLVTSLRDDHRLLEHGERMLEPLIDYDLARRGDLLDVLGAVLAHPGNRTAAASASHLSRSVFYQRLGLIGDLLGTDLDDGETLTALHLALLVRRSVVR; encoded by the coding sequence GTGAACCAGACGAACCGTCCGGCGCTCGATCCGGCCGATGACGGACTCCCGACCGTGCGCGAGATCCTGACGATCCCGGCCGTCGCGCAGGGGCTGCCCGAGGTGCTCTCCGGTGGTGATGCCCTCGATGCGCACGTGCGCTGGGCCCACGTCTCCGACAGTGCGGGCGTCGCCCGTCTGCTCAACGGCGGCGAGCTGCTGCTCACCACGGGATCGGGCTGGCCCACGGATCCGGCCGAGCTGACCTCGTTCATCGCCGGCCTCGTCGACGCGGGCCTGGCCGGCCTCGTGCTCGAGCTCGGCGTGCACTATCGGTACGTGCCGGCGGTCGTCGAATCGGCGGCACGCGAGCACGGGCTCGCCCTCGTCGCCCTGCACCGCGAGGTGAAGTTCGTCGCCCTCACCGAGGCCGTGCACGGTCGCATCATCTCGGAGCAGACGGCGGCGCTGCGCGCCCGCGACGAGGTGCGCGAGCGGTTCACGGCGCTCGCCCTGCGCGGGTCGCCGCCCGACTTCATCGTGGAGCAGCTGGCGCAGACCCTCGGTGCTGCCGTCGTGCTCGAGAACCTCGCCCACGAGGTCGTGGCCGCCGAGGTGCCGCTCGCCGCCGAAGGGGAGCTCTTCACGGGGTGGGAGGTGCGGTCGCGCCGCGCGCATCGGCAGCACGAGCAGCAGCGACGGGGACTCGGCGTCGCGCCGGACGAGTGGCTCATCGTGCCGGTCGAGGCCAGGGGCATCCGATGGGGCCATCTCATCGCCCTGCCGGGGCCGGCGCACCCGGCGGGGCGCACGAGCGTGCTCGAGCAGGGCGCGATCGCGCTCGCGCTGGGCCGGCTCGCCGACGGGGCTGTCGACGAGTGGGTACGCCTCGGTCGGCAGCGCCTCGTCGACGGCTTGCTCGACGGCAGGTTCGCGGGCCTCGCCGCAGCGTCGTCACGCGTCGAGGCGGCCGGGCTGCCGATCGACGGCGCGCGGCTCTTCGGGGTCGTCGTGACGGGGGCCCCGGTCGCGCCCGAGGCAGCGGATGCCGCGGCTCGCGGGCTCGGCGGGCGGGCCATCGCCGGCGGCATCCGCGACGGTGCCTTCGCCGTGCCGGCGACGCTCATGCTCCTCTCGCTGCCGGCCTCGCGAGCGTTCGACGACGCCACGGCGCGACGGTTCGCCCGCGCCCTCGTCGCGGTCGACTCCGCGGTGCTCGATAGGATCGTGCTGTCGGTCGGCTCCGAGGCAGACGGCCTCAATGCCCTGCTCGGCTCGGCGCAGGAGGCGATCGACCTGGCTCGCGGTCCGGCGCGCGCGACCCGCGGCCCCGTCGTGCAACGATCCGACGATCGACCCCTCATGCGGCTCGTCACCTCGCTGCGCGACGACCACCGCCTGCTCGAGCACGGCGAGCGCATGCTCGAGCCGCTCATCGACTACGACCTCGCGCGCCGGGGCGATCTGCTCGACGTGCTCGGTGCGGTGCTCGCGCATCCGGGCAATCGCACGGCCGCGGCATCCGCTTCGCACCTCTCTCGTTCGGTCTTCTATCAGCGGCTCGGCCTCATCGGCGACCTGCTCGGCACCGACCTCGACGACGGCGAGACCCTCACGGCCCTGCACCTGGCGCTCCTCGTGCGGCGGAGCGTCGTGCGGTAG